From the genome of Erythrobacter litoralis, one region includes:
- a CDS encoding amidase family protein, with protein sequence MAYPQLTTKPGALETAAAIRAGKLSVVEAVDAAIVRIEHLDAEVNALAVPDFERACETAKAMDREGPRKDQPLFGVPMTVKESFDVAGLQSCWGHERLTDYVPARDAELVRRLKAAGAVIVGKTNVPTDLTDWQSFNPVYGRTNNPHDHARSPGGSSGGGAAAVASGMVACEYGTDIGGSVRVPAHFCGIWGHKTTHGLVSKLGHDHPMMARRKGFVAAHESELSIAGPLARNPQDLAVLTGIGARFALRQSGKPLSQCRLLALTEMPGCPLDASVAEPTEAALGTLARAGIAIERESDLVPDLAQQHRDYLRMLNTVMARGAPAPNGKRATATDWFDLLDAQAANQALWERVFETFDFVLAPPAPVLAIPHRDEAVFKGALDVNGEDVSGGAGLIFSGLATFPGLPSTVLPIGSGTYQGAELPCGMQVMGPAFADLDCIAAAGEMGEILHA encoded by the coding sequence ATGGCCTATCCGCAACTGACGACGAAACCGGGCGCGCTCGAAACCGCGGCGGCGATCCGCGCGGGCAAGCTTTCGGTCGTGGAGGCGGTCGATGCCGCGATCGTGCGGATCGAACATCTCGATGCCGAGGTGAACGCGCTCGCCGTGCCCGATTTCGAGCGCGCCTGCGAGACGGCAAAGGCGATGGACCGCGAGGGGCCACGCAAAGACCAGCCGCTGTTCGGCGTGCCTATGACGGTCAAGGAAAGCTTCGATGTCGCAGGGCTGCAAAGCTGCTGGGGCCACGAACGGCTGACCGATTACGTGCCCGCGCGCGATGCCGAACTGGTCCGCCGGCTGAAAGCGGCCGGTGCGGTGATCGTGGGCAAGACCAACGTGCCGACCGATCTCACCGACTGGCAGAGCTTCAACCCGGTCTATGGCCGCACCAACAACCCGCACGACCATGCGCGCTCGCCCGGCGGATCGTCGGGCGGCGGCGCGGCTGCGGTGGCGAGCGGGATGGTGGCGTGTGAATACGGCACCGATATCGGCGGCTCGGTCCGGGTCCCGGCGCATTTCTGCGGCATCTGGGGGCACAAGACGACCCACGGCCTCGTCTCCAAACTCGGCCACGACCACCCGATGATGGCCCGGCGCAAAGGCTTCGTCGCGGCGCATGAAAGCGAATTGTCGATAGCCGGGCCGCTTGCTCGCAACCCGCAGGATCTTGCCGTGCTGACCGGGATCGGCGCGCGCTTCGCACTCCGCCAGTCGGGCAAGCCGCTTTCGCAATGCCGCCTCCTCGCGCTTACCGAGATGCCCGGCTGCCCGCTCGATGCAAGCGTCGCCGAGCCGACCGAGGCCGCGCTCGGGACACTCGCAAGGGCCGGTATCGCCATCGAGCGCGAGAGCGACCTCGTCCCCGACCTTGCGCAGCAGCACCGCGATTACCTCAGGATGCTCAACACGGTCATGGCCCGCGGCGCGCCCGCGCCCAACGGCAAGCGTGCCACCGCGACCGACTGGTTCGACCTGCTCGACGCGCAGGCCGCCAACCAGGCGCTGTGGGAGCGCGTGTTCGAAACCTTCGATTTCGTCCTCGCCCCGCCCGCCCCCGTGCTCGCCATCCCCCACCGCGACGAGGCGGTGTTCAAGGGCGCGCTCGACGTGAACGGCGAAGACGTCTCGGGCGGCGCAGGGCTCATCTTCTCCGGCCTTGCTACCTTCCCGGGCCTCCCTTCCACCGTCCTGCCGATCGGTTCCGGCACCTATCAGGGCGCAGAGCTTCCCTGCGGGATGCAGGTCATGGGGCCTGCCTTCGCCGATCTCGACTGCATTGCCGCGGCGGGCGAAATGGGCGAGATACTGCACGCCTGA
- the lpdA gene encoding dihydrolipoyl dehydrogenase, producing the protein MADHSYDYDVLIIGAGPGGYVAAIRAAQLGLKVACVESRETLGGTCLNVGCIPSKALLHASELFEEAEGGHFATWGIEAKATFDLKKMMAEKSAAVGDLTGGIEFLFKKNKVTWLKGHAAFEDAHTVKIGDATHTAKDIVIATGSSVTPLPGVEVDNDKKRIVDSTGALDLDEVPEHLVVIGGGVIGLELGSVWRRLGAKVTVVEFLDQLLPGMDGEVRKEAGKIFKKQGMEMMLGHKVTGASVKGKKVTLSVEKSSGGDEQKIEASHVLVSIGRRPNTDGLMLEKAGLKVNNRGQIAIGHDFRTEVENIWAIGDVAPGPMLAHKAEDEGIAVAEFIAGQTGIVNHDVIPNVVYTAPEIAGVGLTQEQAIEAAGGDKAKVKVGKFPMMANSRAKANRDTDGFVKVIADAETDRVLGVWMINTLAGTMIAQAAQAMEFGATSEDIAYTCHAHPTHAEAFKEAAMAVQGKPIHM; encoded by the coding sequence ATGGCTGACCATTCCTACGATTACGACGTCCTCATCATCGGTGCCGGCCCCGGCGGCTATGTCGCCGCGATCCGCGCCGCGCAGTTGGGCCTCAAGGTGGCCTGCGTCGAAAGCCGCGAAACGCTCGGCGGGACCTGCCTCAACGTGGGCTGCATCCCGTCCAAGGCGCTGCTCCACGCCTCCGAATTGTTCGAGGAAGCCGAAGGCGGCCATTTCGCGACCTGGGGGATCGAGGCCAAGGCGACGTTCGACCTGAAAAAGATGATGGCCGAGAAATCCGCCGCGGTCGGCGATCTCACGGGCGGAATCGAATTCCTGTTCAAGAAGAACAAGGTCACCTGGCTGAAAGGCCATGCCGCTTTCGAGGACGCGCATACGGTCAAGATCGGCGATGCGACCCACACGGCGAAGGACATCGTCATCGCCACCGGTTCCAGCGTCACTCCGCTGCCCGGCGTCGAGGTGGACAATGACAAGAAGCGCATCGTGGATTCGACCGGCGCGCTCGACCTCGACGAAGTGCCCGAGCATCTCGTGGTGATCGGCGGCGGCGTGATCGGGCTGGAACTGGGCAGCGTGTGGCGCAGGCTCGGCGCGAAGGTCACCGTGGTCGAATTCCTCGACCAGCTGCTCCCCGGCATGGACGGCGAAGTGCGCAAGGAAGCGGGCAAGATCTTCAAGAAGCAGGGCATGGAAATGATGCTCGGCCACAAGGTCACCGGCGCCAGCGTCAAGGGCAAGAAGGTTACCCTTTCGGTCGAGAAGTCCTCCGGCGGCGATGAACAGAAAATCGAGGCAAGCCACGTCCTCGTCTCGATCGGGCGGCGGCCCAACACCGACGGGCTGATGCTCGAAAAGGCGGGGCTTAAGGTCAACAATCGCGGCCAGATCGCGATCGGCCACGATTTCCGCACCGAGGTCGAGAACATCTGGGCGATCGGCGACGTCGCGCCCGGCCCGATGCTCGCGCACAAGGCCGAGGACGAAGGCATTGCAGTGGCCGAATTCATCGCCGGGCAGACGGGAATCGTGAACCACGATGTCATCCCCAACGTCGTCTACACCGCGCCCGAAATCGCCGGGGTCGGCCTTACGCAGGAACAGGCGATCGAGGCGGCGGGCGGCGACAAGGCCAAAGTCAAGGTCGGCAAGTTCCCGATGATGGCGAACAGCCGGGCCAAGGCGAACCGCGACACCGACGGCTTCGTCAAGGTCATCGCCGATGCCGAAACCGACCGGGTGCTGGGCGTTTGGATGATCAACACGCTGGCGGGCACGATGATCGCGCAGGCCGCGCAGGCGATGGAATTCGGCGCCACGTCCGAAGACATCGCCTATACCTGCCACGCCCACCCGACCCATGCCGAAGCGTTCAAGGAAGCGGCGATGGCGGTGCAGGGCAAGCCGATCCACATGTGA